The Vibrio echinoideorum DNA window CGATGTTTTGTTGTTCCAACGAGATGGCTTCTGGTACATCAAAGCCTCCTGCTGATAAATCAGAGTTAGAAAGGTCTAAAGCACCGTAAGAGAAGGTCGAAAACAGAGCTGAAAGTACAATCCACTTATTCATAATTCTTTCCATAGTTAATATTCATCAAACTTATAAATACTATCTAATCATAAACATTATGAACAGTGTTTTATTTAAAATTTCTAAGACTTTTGATTCACTGACTTAGAAACATTCGAGTTCTGAATAGGAGGTAATATCAACTTACCTGTGAATGTTTGTTTGACGTGAACCTATCAAGTACCGCCTGAGGGATCATGATGACCGAGTATTTAATAAAGGCCACAAGCGTCATCACTGCCACAAAGCTTCCTAAAATAAAGTCATGAACATCAACGAGCACCAATCCGAGCAATCGATCACAAGTGACCGCAACTACCGCAATACTGAGCGCTACAATCCACTTACTGTGCTGATAGGGTAACGGCTCCATTGTTTGACTAACGAAATATAAAAGTAGTAATCGCAATATGTAAGTGCCACAGAGAACAACAATAACACCCCACACGCCATAAATGGGCGTTACGGTGACATAACCAATAGCGGCTAAGATCGCGCATCCGCCTTGAATCCACATTTGTGATTGACTTGAGTTTCCACTGAAACAGCCAAGATTCAAATAGTCACCTGCGTTCTTGATAACACTAATGGCAAGTAATGCGACAACAATCGTACCCGCATATTGATAGCTACTAGGCAAAATTAGAGCGATAAAACCTGGAACAGTTAGAATCATCAAAGCACCCAATACGATGGCAAAATTAACGCCGACTAAGGCTTTATCAGCACAATGTTTACTGCCGCCTGTTTGTTGAAGAATGGCGACACGGTTTGGGAACCACCAAAGTGCATAGGGTTGTAATAACAATCCAAGAATCAACGCAAATTTACCACTGACTGCATAAATCGCCAGCTCTTCGACTCCAACGAAACTTGCCATGACCCAACGATCTAAACCCGTGATCATGTACATTGATGCCCCCCCGACCAAAGCGGGTAACCCAAACTTCAAGATCTTAGTGGAGTATTTAAAACAACCAAATGTTCCCATCTCTTGCCATTGATAGCGGACTAAACAGATCATTAGCAGCACACTAGAGACTGCAGCCGAAATCAACACACCATCAATACCATATCCGGCCTCAAGCAACGCAAAAGTCATGAAGGCTTGAACACCCGCTTTCAATACATTAAGCAGGCAGAATCGCTTCGCCATCGCGTTCATTCGCATTAGGGTAAGAGGAATAGAGATTGCCCCATCAAGCATCGTAGGAATAAGCAGTAGTAAAATTTGGTAGGGTTGAAATTCGACGGGCAACATTAAGAGTAACAACGGCATACTGAGCGCAATTAATAGCCCTCCTAGTACACACACCAAAACACTTAACGTAAAACAGTTCGAGATGAGTTCCCGTTTTTCATCGCCATCAGCCACGCCCACATAACGGTACATTGCCTCAACGATACCAAAGCTAAACAATATCGTTCCAATATCGGCTAACAAAACAATCGCTTCTAGAGAACCGTATTCTGCTAGCGTCATTTTGTGAGTAATGTAAGGAATCATCACTAGTGATATTCCTTTCATCATCACAATACCAATGGCGTAATAGGCTGACTGTTTTAAAGACCCCATAGCAATCACCTGTTCCTTACCATGCGGGTGTTAGGAAACTCTTACAGTCACCGATTAGGTGTCGTAACGTTCGCTTTTGAGGGGCCATAACCAAAGATCGAAAGCTATAAGCAACCGCCTGTTTGTTGTGGTGTAGACTTCGATAATAGTCAGCGTAGCCTTCTAGTATTCTCGCCTTTGCGATTTTAAAGCTAGAAGAAGGCAGGTTCCAACGTTCACTGCCATTTTGGTAACGCTGAAGAATAGTCTCTATAGACTGCAAATTCCTCAATTTGAAGCTTTCAGTTTGAGTGACAGAACTCGACCTCATTAAATAACCAACCTGCACTGAATTCAGCACACCAATCTGATGATTCTCACTGAGTCGAAGCCACAACTCCCAATCTTCCCCATACTTTATATCAGCATTAAAACTGTCTGTTTGAGAGAACACATCAGCTCTAACCATCACTGTCGATGTACCAATCACGTTGTTTTCAATAATGAACTCTAGTGGCTTTTCAATATTGAAGAACAACTCATCTTTCTCTTGGAACTGTGACCAATAGCTAAAGCAGTCAATAATCACTTGGTAGTCTTCAGTGAGATGTTCGTAATTGGTAAAACTCATCGCCAACTCAGGGTTTCGTTGATGGAACTCGATCTGTCGCTCGATTTTCTCTGGATACCAGAAATCGTCGGCATCTAAAAAAGCGATGAATTCACCGGTCGCCTTTTCGATCCCTAGGTTTCTGGCTTGAGGTGCACCTACACCCAGAGTCGCTATTTTAACTATACGTTCGTCGTGTATGGATGCGAGATAAGTTGATGTTCCATCATTGCTGTTATCGTCAATAATGATTAATTCGATATCTTGATGAGTCTGTTTGAGTACGCTGCCGATTGCCTTCGGAAGATAGTCCAAACAATTATAAGTAGGAATAACAATACTAACTTTAGCCATAGTGACGCTCTCGAATTTATACGTTGTACAGCTACTTCTGCATATCCTGTGCCGAGCATTCCTCACTATTAAACTGGCTTTATATCAGCAGCCTACGTGCTTGTTCGC harbors:
- a CDS encoding glycosyltransferase family 2 protein gives rise to the protein MAKVSIVIPTYNCLDYLPKAIGSVLKQTHQDIELIIIDDNSNDGTSTYLASIHDERIVKIATLGVGAPQARNLGIEKATGEFIAFLDADDFWYPEKIERQIEFHQRNPELAMSFTNYEHLTEDYQVIIDCFSYWSQFQEKDELFFNIEKPLEFIIENNVIGTSTVMVRADVFSQTDSFNADIKYGEDWELWLRLSENHQIGVLNSVQVGYLMRSSSVTQTESFKLRNLQSIETILQRYQNGSERWNLPSSSFKIAKARILEGYADYYRSLHHNKQAVAYSFRSLVMAPQKRTLRHLIGDCKSFLTPAW
- a CDS encoding lipopolysaccharide biosynthesis protein, with the translated sequence MGSLKQSAYYAIGIVMMKGISLVMIPYITHKMTLAEYGSLEAIVLLADIGTILFSFGIVEAMYRYVGVADGDEKRELISNCFTLSVLVCVLGGLLIALSMPLLLLMLPVEFQPYQILLLLIPTMLDGAISIPLTLMRMNAMAKRFCLLNVLKAGVQAFMTFALLEAGYGIDGVLISAAVSSVLLMICLVRYQWQEMGTFGCFKYSTKILKFGLPALVGGASMYMITGLDRWVMASFVGVEELAIYAVSGKFALILGLLLQPYALWWFPNRVAILQQTGGSKHCADKALVGVNFAIVLGALMILTVPGFIALILPSSYQYAGTIVVALLAISVIKNAGDYLNLGCFSGNSSQSQMWIQGGCAILAAIGYVTVTPIYGVWGVIVVLCGTYILRLLLLYFVSQTMEPLPYQHSKWIVALSIAVVAVTCDRLLGLVLVDVHDFILGSFVAVMTLVAFIKYSVIMIPQAVLDRFTSNKHSQVS